The nucleotide window TCCCCCGGAGGATAAACCAATGGAACCGATCGAATCCGAAGGCCGCACCGTCAAAGACGCCGTCGAGGCCGCCCTAAGCAAGAGCGGGCTGCGCCGCGACCAGGTCGAGATCACCGTCATGCAGGAAGGCTCCACCGGCTTCATGGGCATGGGCGTCAAGCCCGCCAGGATCCGCCTGACCGAGAAGCGCTGGGGCCCCGACTCTCCCGCGCCGGCCCCGTCCGCCCCGGCCCGCGCGCCGCAGCGCGCGCCCGTCCGGAACTCCGCCCCGCGTCCGCCCGAGCGCCGTCCCGAGCCCCGTCGCCAGGAGCGCGCCCCCGAACCCCGCCGC belongs to Elusimicrobiota bacterium and includes:
- a CDS encoding Jag N-terminal domain-containing protein; its protein translation is MEPIESEGRTVKDAVEAALSKSGLRRDQVEITVMQEGSTGFMGMGVKPARIRLTEKRWGPDSPAPAPSAPARAPQRAPVRNSAPRPPERRPEPRRQERAPEPRR